The Anolis carolinensis isolate JA03-04 chromosome 2, rAnoCar3.1.pri, whole genome shotgun sequence genome has a window encoding:
- the c2h18orf32 gene encoding UPF0729 protein C18orf32 homolog, with protein MVCIPCIVIPVLLWVYKRFLEPYLYPIISPFIKRFWSTKAVREVPKEDQKTAMYESSTNESEMSEIESNGIANGFAGSDPTEIPDKKTD; from the exons ATGGTGTGCATTCCCTGCATCGTCATTCCAGTTCTGCTGTGGGTCTACAAACGATTCCTTGAGCCCTATCTCTACCCCATCATCTCACCGTTCATCAAGCGCTTTTGGTCCACGAAAGCAGTACGGGAAGTACCCAAAGAGGACCAAAAGACAGCCATGTACGAATCCTCTACGAATGAGTCCGAAATGTCTGAA ATTGAAAGCAATGGCATTGCAAATGGATTTGCTGGAAGTGACCCGACTGAGATACCTGATAAAAAGACGGATTGA